The Nostoc sp. 'Lobaria pulmonaria (5183) cyanobiont' genome window below encodes:
- a CDS encoding DUF642 domain-containing protein has translation MKFTKKLSIIFCSLTTALLNAAVITNTYKSAAQANGPELITNGGFENDSLVDPNNPNATNPNVTGWIKNGDPVDTSGTRIDNFPNTANQGLSFGGFSALSYISQNVPTVVNQYYKLTFYLASTEEAPDLDNQFQAFIREKPVCTKKNTSYQPYTQYTFYFQAKETSTEIRFASRVKYAFLYLDDVSFQSTEKLGQNSVCE, from the coding sequence GTGAAGTTCACTAAAAAACTCTCAATTATTTTTTGTAGTTTGACTACTGCTCTCCTTAATGCTGCTGTGATTACCAATACTTATAAGTCAGCAGCACAAGCAAATGGACCAGAACTGATTACCAACGGGGGATTTGAAAACGATTCTCTTGTAGATCCGAATAATCCCAATGCTACAAATCCTAATGTTACAGGATGGATTAAAAATGGCGATCCGGTAGATACATCAGGTACTAGAATTGACAATTTTCCTAACACTGCGAATCAGGGTTTATCGTTTGGTGGATTTTCCGCCTTGAGCTACATATCACAGAATGTCCCTACAGTTGTTAATCAATACTACAAACTTACTTTCTATTTAGCATCAACAGAGGAAGCACCTGACCTAGATAATCAATTTCAGGCTTTTATACGTGAAAAGCCGGTTTGTACGAAAAAAAATACTTCTTACCAACCCTACACACAATACACGTTTTATTTTCAAGCCAAAGAAACATCCACTGAGATCAGGTTTGCTTCCAGAGTCAAGTATGCATTTTTATATTTGGATGATGTGAGTTTCCAATCTACAGAGAAACTAGGGCAAAACTCTGTTTGTGAGTGA
- a CDS encoding DUF642 domain-containing protein: MNFTKKLSIIVFSFTTTLISTAVITNTSNTAVQAAELVKNGSFELDPLVDPNNPNTTNPNITDWTKAGDPMDISGIRISNFPQHNSGNQGLSLSGFIDLSYISQTLSTQPGQQYELSYYLASIDEAPDLDNQFQTFVGGNKLFDQKDISFQPYTQYKFNFTADTSSTELKFGDWDKYGFLYLDNVSVKPVPEPSTIGGIAVTAGLLGIWLKKKKAIS; encoded by the coding sequence ATGAACTTCACTAAAAAACTCTCAATTATTGTTTTTAGTTTTACTACTACCTTAATTAGCACTGCTGTAATTACTAATACTTCTAATACCGCAGTACAAGCGGCAGAACTTGTTAAAAACGGAAGCTTTGAACTCGATCCTCTTGTAGATCCTAACAATCCCAACACTACAAATCCGAATATTACAGACTGGACTAAGGCTGGCGATCCGATGGATATATCAGGAATAAGAATAAGCAATTTTCCTCAGCATAATAGTGGTAATCAGGGCTTATCACTTAGTGGATTTATAGACCTCAGCTACATATCACAAACACTTTCTACACAACCTGGTCAGCAATACGAACTTAGTTACTATTTAGCATCTATAGATGAGGCCCCTGACCTTGATAATCAATTTCAGACATTTGTAGGTGGAAATAAGCTTTTTGATCAAAAAGACATTTCTTTTCAACCATACACGCAATATAAGTTCAATTTCACAGCAGATACATCATCCACAGAGTTAAAGTTTGGGGATTGGGATAAATATGGATTCTTATACTTGGATAATGTGAGTGTAAAACCTGTGCCTGAGCCATCAACTATTGGAGGAATAGCAGTTACTGCTGGTTTATTGGGAATATGGCTGAAGAAAAAGAAGGCAATTAGCTAG
- a CDS encoding DUF7219 family protein: MTQPNSQDKNSFLYPRSRYYGKFQPENFVFNANLQEFSQKISYITSLETGGKLSQEEAYQQIKSLWKELKHSKKQLSIGKNPEI, encoded by the coding sequence ATGACACAACCTAACTCGCAAGACAAAAACAGCTTTCTTTACCCTCGTAGTCGGTATTATGGGAAATTTCAGCCAGAGAACTTTGTATTTAATGCCAACCTCCAAGAATTCTCTCAAAAAATTAGTTACATCACTTCCCTAGAAACAGGGGGTAAATTGTCTCAGGAAGAGGCTTATCAGCAAATTAAGTCACTTTGGAAAGAGTTGAAACATAGCAAAAAACAATTGTCTATTGGCAAAAATCCAGAAATTTAA
- a CDS encoding VOC family protein: MTQEQQTTIAGIYEVCIGIPEPISAIQYWEQFGYRIGEVGELTADVAHQLYGVNSSLRSIRLYHQNADHGLIRLMVWQNPTNEGLGTASMKIKGNRWATSLTADVLSILNHIEDAKAAGFPIRYSYPYWEVIYNKERKSRPFIEPAVGVREMLLLQPLARQVLFQRFGYTLPHYGQVNHNAPLKTSQFTHIGIIVQDDSKETLKFYEEVLGLLRVRDGVETSYESSPAGRDIFDLNPGEKFIVTTFDDPRSSKSDLMATRSGRLYIVRFPESINLESRFEAAQPGSLGMSLYTYRVKGIQEYCDRIKASTAQKVTDIISNEFGETSFSFIAPDGYFWTLLEDN; the protein is encoded by the coding sequence ATGACTCAAGAACAACAAACGACAATTGCAGGTATCTATGAAGTCTGCATCGGCATTCCAGAACCAATTTCTGCAATTCAGTATTGGGAGCAATTTGGCTATCGCATTGGTGAAGTGGGTGAATTAACCGCAGATGTCGCCCATCAATTATATGGGGTGAATTCGTCTTTACGCTCAATCCGCCTCTACCACCAAAATGCAGATCATGGTTTGATTCGGCTGATGGTTTGGCAAAATCCCACAAATGAAGGTTTGGGAACAGCGTCAATGAAAATTAAGGGAAATCGTTGGGCAACAAGCTTAACTGCGGATGTCTTGAGTATTTTAAATCATATAGAGGATGCAAAGGCAGCAGGTTTCCCTATTAGATACTCTTACCCTTATTGGGAAGTCATCTACAACAAAGAGAGGAAAAGCCGTCCTTTTATTGAGCCAGCAGTTGGTGTACGAGAAATGCTGCTATTGCAACCCTTAGCTCGACAGGTTTTGTTTCAACGGTTTGGCTATACACTACCGCATTACGGACAAGTTAACCATAATGCGCCTCTCAAGACTAGTCAGTTTACTCATATAGGGATTATCGTTCAGGATGACAGCAAAGAAACCCTGAAGTTTTATGAAGAAGTTTTGGGTTTGCTGCGTGTGCGTGATGGTGTAGAAACTAGCTATGAATCTTCGCCAGCAGGTCGAGATATTTTTGACCTAAATCCTGGTGAAAAGTTTATTGTCACTACCTTTGACGATCCTCGTTCTTCTAAGTCTGACCTAATGGCTACACGTAGTGGTAGACTTTATATCGTTCGATTCCCAGAATCTATTAATTTGGAATCGCGCTTTGAAGCAGCCCAACCAGGTAGCTTGGGTATGTCTTTATATACCTATCGGGTTAAAGGAATACAGGAATATTGCGATCGCATCAAGGCAAGTACTGCACAAAAAGTTACAGACATTATTAGTAATGAATTCGGCGAGACGAGTTTCTCTTTTATTGCACCAGATGGTTATTTCTGGACTTTGCTAGAAGATAATTAA
- a CDS encoding DUF3859 domain-containing protein, with protein sequence MTQRLTQEQLSQIVTEVEGLQLRREAELDQQQVKEILQELNLPPELLNEALIQLNRRQALEVQQRRNRWIVSGVVTVILVVIASTIFFMQQQNSTLSRIYAQQDRITLTQDNGGDLKTISRQTNPEVLYRVTLKDAPLGKKLALSCNWIDPSSQIVKQNNYQTREINTSVWDTQCRYTINPTATVGNWKVQMLLEGRQISDATFEVK encoded by the coding sequence ATGACGCAGCGACTGACTCAAGAGCAATTATCACAAATAGTTACAGAAGTTGAAGGTCTGCAATTGCGTCGGGAAGCGGAACTAGACCAACAGCAGGTTAAAGAAATTTTACAGGAGTTAAATTTACCGCCAGAGTTACTAAATGAAGCGCTGATTCAATTAAATCGCCGCCAAGCATTAGAGGTACAACAACGCCGGAATCGATGGATTGTCTCTGGAGTGGTGACAGTTATATTGGTTGTCATTGCATCTACAATATTTTTCATGCAGCAGCAAAATTCTACACTTTCCCGTATTTATGCTCAACAAGACCGCATCACTTTGACACAAGATAATGGCGGGGACTTAAAGACAATTTCCCGCCAAACCAATCCAGAAGTGTTGTATCGTGTCACCTTAAAGGATGCACCCTTGGGTAAAAAGTTGGCTCTTTCCTGTAATTGGATTGACCCAAGCAGTCAAATTGTCAAGCAAAACAACTATCAAACCCGCGAGATTAATACCTCTGTCTGGGATACCCAGTGTCGTTACACTATTAACCCAACTGCAACTGTCGGTAATTGGAAAGTGCAGATGTTGTTGGAAGGTCGGCAGATTAGCGATGCAACCTTTGAAGTTAAATAG